The Falco peregrinus isolate bFalPer1 chromosome 1, bFalPer1.pri, whole genome shotgun sequence genome has a window encoding:
- the AK1 gene encoding adenylate kinase isoenzyme 1 isoform X2: MSSLSVPTCPEKFKHHKIIFVVGGPGSGKGTQCEKIVQKYGYTHLSTGDLLRAEVSSGSERGKKLQAIMEKGELVPLDTVLDMLRDAMVAKADVSKGFLIDGYPREVKQGEEFEKKIAPPTLLLYVDAGKETMVKRLLKRGETSGRVDDNEETIKKRLDTYYKATEPVIAFYKSRGIVRQSRSLCPWPKSIPGRAPVAPSSGASPPANPSAPSSTPRALWRRFSSRSAPTSTACSRTPSPTPRLRQRQRKRLYPVFVDGAARRKFQGHCVWLFPVSPQ; encoded by the exons GTGGCCCCGGCTCAGGGAAGGGGACCCAGTGTGAGAAGATCGTGCAGAAGTATGGCTACACCCACCTCTCCACGGGGGACCTGCTGCGGGCGGAGGTCAGCTCAGGCTCAGAGCGGGGCAAGAAGCTCCAGGCCATCATGGAGAAGGGCGAGCTGGTGCCCCTG gacaCAGTGCTAGACATGCTGCGGGACGCCATGGTGGCCAAAGCAGACGTGTCCAAGGGCTTCCTCATCGATGGCTACCCCCGCGAGGTGAAGCAGGGAGAGGAGTTTGAGAAGAAG ATCGCCCCCCCCACACTGCTGCTCTATGTGGATGCGGGGAAGGAGACGATGGTGAAACGCCTGCTGAAGCGAGGCGAGACCAGCGGGCGGGTGGATGACAACGAGGAGACCATCAAGAAGCGTTTGGATACCTACTACAAGGCCACCGAGCCTGTCATTGCCTTCTACAAGAGCAGAGGCATCGTCCGCCAG TCGCGATCTCTCTGCCCATGGCCAAAATCCATCCCTGGAAGAGCTCCGGTCGCGCCGTCCTCTGGGGCGAGCCCCCCAGCTAACCCCTCCGCACCCAGCTCAACGCCGAGGGCTCTGTGGAGGAGGTTTTCCAGCAGGTCTGCTCCCACCTCGACAGCCTGTAGCCgaacccccagccccactccccgCCTCCGGCAGAGACAGCGGAAGCGGCTTTATCCTGTTTTCGTGGACGGAGCCGCACGGAGGAAATTTCAAGGACATTGTGTTTGGCTCTTTCCCGTCTCTCCCCAGTAA